The segment CAGGTTATAACGATCGCATTGAAAGAAAATCGCGACCTGCGGATTGCTGCATTAAATGTGGAACATGCCCGCGCCCTATATGGCGTTCAACGGGCAGAGTTGTTTCCATCCGCAAATGTGGCTGGAGGGAAAAGCAGACAGCGTATTTCATCGGATTTTAAGCTTCCCGGTCAGCCGAGAACAACCGAACAGTTCAATGTAAATTTTGGGATAACA is part of the Deltaproteobacteria bacterium genome and harbors:
- a CDS encoding TolC family protein, translated to MNMKNFFLTIGVVLLSGGCMLMPKYKRPDAPVPANLPSAGVTAEGQSQSEIPQAADLKWQEFFSDPKLRQVITIALKENRDLRIAALNVEHARALYGVQRAELFPSANVAGGKSRQRISSDFKLPGQPRTTEQFNVNFGIT